A segment of the Agarivorans albus genome:
ACTTAGTAGGCTAATAATGCCTACTAAGCGTTTAGATGAAAAGATTTATCGTGCTAACTTATTGGTCTTTATCCCATTTGGACAAAACCGCTAAAGAAACCACTGCTACACCAATGAATCCCATTACAAAAATGGTTGGCATGGCTGCATAGCCCAAAACATGCCAAAAAACTGATTCCAAAGTACTCATGTGTTTTCCTTATTTTACTACCAGCCTTCAACACCACTCATATCCGGTAACCGGTGAGCAATGCCTTTGTGACAATCAACACAGGTCTTTTCCCCGCTAGCTAACGCATCTGAGTGTTGCGCAACACTGCGAGGACGCTGCTCTGAGAAATCCATAAATTCAAACTCGTGACAATTTCTACACTCTTGAGAATCATTTTGGCTCATACGATGCCATTCGCGCTCTGCTAAATATTTACGGCGCTCTTCAAATTTTTCTTGAGTGTTAATGGTACCCATAGCAAAGGCTACCAGCTCTTTACTTGCCTGAACCTTGCGTACAATTTTGTCAGTCCAGTTATGTGGAACGTGACAATCTGAACAAATAGCACGCACACCTGAACGGTTTGAATAGTGAATAGTTTCTTGTATTTCAGCTACGATTGGTGCGTGACAACCAGAACAAAACGCTTCGGTATTCGTTGCTTCCATACCGGTGTTAAACGCACCCCAGAATAGAATACCGCCTGTAAAACCAAGCGCTAGCACAACACCCACAGCAGCTTTGCTGGGAGTACTGAGTTTGCGCCAAAATGCCTTCAATAACTTCATAATTTAGCCTCTGGTTAAACTAATGCTTAGCGTAAAGACTCTACGCGTTCGTATTCGTTTTCAATCAACGGGGCCGCTTCATTTTGAGGCACGTGGCATTGCAAACAGAAGTAACGGCGAGGAGACACATCCGCCAATACTTGCCCGTCGCGCGCTTCATAGTGAGTTACACTAATTTTAGTAGCACCACTTTCTCGGGCATTTTTCCAGCTATGACAAGATAAACACTTATTAGCGTTAAGGCTCATCTCGTAATGACGAATCTGGTGTGGGATCAACGGTGGTTGAAACACATAATCGGCATCATAGGGTTTGTCTTGTTCAACCACTGACTTTAAGCCAGCTGCTGAGTTTTGGGTATTTAGCTCGGTATCGCCCCGCAGTGAAGCTACACCACCATTACTTACGTAGTCATTTGCGACTACTACTCCGCAAAGCAGTAAACTGCTTAATAGACCAGATAATAAAACTCGCATTTTCATAATACTCTCTCCGCCACCTTGGCAAATATTTTTAGCGAAGCATTGAAAGCGAGGGGCTTTCAATGCTTTTAATAGCGTTAAACCTTAGCTAACTTAACTGCACACTTCTTAAAGTCGGTTTCTTTAGAAAGCGGATCTGTTGCATCTAGGGTCAATTTGTTGGTGAGCTGCTTGGCATCAAACCAAGGCATGTACACTAAACCCTTAGGTGGACGGTTACGGCCACGAGTTTCAATTCGTGATTTAACTTCACCGCGGCGTGATTGAATCATCACTTCATCACCACGTTTAAAACCACGTTGTTTTGCGTCTTCTGGGTGGATAAACAATACCGCATCCGGGAACGCTCGATATAGCTCTGGAACTCGACGCGTCATAGAACCTGAGTGCCAATGTTCTAATACGCGACCAGTGCTTAACCACAGATCATATTCTTCATCTGGAGACTCAGCCGCAGGCTCGTAAGGCGTAGCAATAATTAGTGCCTTGCCATCGGGTTTACCGTAAAAGTTAACTTCTTCGCCAGCTTTTACATAAGGGTCAGAGCCTTCGCGGAAGCGCCAACGTGTTTCTTCGCCATTAACCACAGGCCAGCGTAAACCACGTACTTCATGGTAAGTATCAAATGGTGCTAGATCGTGGCCGTGATCGCGACCAAACTCAGCGTATTCTTCAAATAAGCCTTTTTGAACGTAGAAACCAAAATCTTTCGCTTCGTCATTAAGCTCTGCGTTTACTTGTTCAACAGGGAATTGATCAACTACGCCGTTACGGAACAAAATGTCGTATAAGGTTTTGCCTTTATATTCAGGTTTCTTAGCTAGTAACTCTGCAGGCCATACTTCTTCAACCTTAAAGCGCTTAGAAAACTCAACCAATTGCCATAAGTCTGATCTCGCTTCACCCGGCGCAGACACTTGCTGATGCCAGAACTGCGTGCGACGTTCAGCGTTACCATAGGCACCTTCTTTCTCAACCCACATTGCTGTTGGTAAAATAAGATCAGCTGCTTGGGCAGTAACTGTTGGGTAAGGGTCAGATACAACAATAAAGTTTTCAGGATTGCGGTAACCAGGCAACCCCTCTTCATTGATATTTGGTGCGGCTTGCATGTTGTTATTACACATAACCCAGTATGCGTTCAGCTTGCCGTCTTTAAGCATACGGTTCTGCAATACCGCGTGGTAACCAGGCTTAGGCGGAATGGTTCCTTCTGGTAGCTTCCAAATGTCTTCTGCAATTTTGCGGTGTTTTGGATTGGCCACAACCATATCTGCAGGCAAGCGATGCGAGAAAGTTCCCACTTCACGGGCGGTACCACATGCAGATGGCTGTCCAGTTAGTGAGAATGGGCTGTTGCCAGGCTCTGAGATTTTGCCGGTTAACAAGTGAATGTTGTACACCGAGTTATTTGCCCATACCCCGCGGGTATGTTGGTTAAAGCCCATGGTCCAGTAAGAAGTTACTTTAACATTTGGATCAGCGTAATCTTTCGCTAGCGCTTCCAATTTTTCGGCAGGTACGCCAGATAGCTTCGCCACCGCTTCTACATTGTAGTCTTTCAAAAATTCGCGATATTCGTCGAAACTCATATCGGTCATTTTGCCTGAATCAGGGTTAGCCGCTGCTTTTTGTAATGGATGCTCTGGACGTAATCCGTAGCCAATATCTGTTTCACCGCGTTTAAAGTGAGTATGTTTGTTTACAAAGTCCCAATTAACTTTGTCATTCTCGATTATGTAATGCGCG
Coding sequences within it:
- a CDS encoding TIGR02808 family protein — its product is MSTLESVFWHVLGYAAMPTIFVMGFIGVAVVSLAVLSKWDKDQ
- a CDS encoding nitrate reductase cytochrome c-type subunit, whose translation is MRVLLSGLLSSLLLCGVVVANDYVSNGGVASLRGDTELNTQNSAAGLKSVVEQDKPYDADYVFQPPLIPHQIRHYEMSLNANKCLSCHSWKNARESGATKISVTHYEARDGQVLADVSPRRYFCLQCHVPQNEAAPLIENEYERVESLR
- the napA gene encoding periplasmic nitrate reductase subunit alpha, producing MKWTRRQFVKANAVSAAATVAGISLPASATNLITSSEETKVKWDKAPCRFCGTGCSVLVGSQNGKVVATQGDPESPVNKGLNCIKGYFLSKIMYGKDRLTTPLLRMKDGKFDKNGEFAPVSWDQAFDIMAEKWKKALADKGPTSVGMFGSGQWTVWEGYAAAKLHKAGFLTNNIDPNARHCMASAVGGFMRTFGIDEPMGCYDDLEAADSFVLWGSNMAEMHPILWSRLTDRRLSAPHVKVHVLSTFEHRSFELADNGMVFTPQTDLAILNYIAHYIIENDKVNWDFVNKHTHFKRGETDIGYGLRPEHPLQKAAANPDSGKMTDMSFDEYREFLKDYNVEAVAKLSGVPAEKLEALAKDYADPNVKVTSYWTMGFNQHTRGVWANNSVYNIHLLTGKISEPGNSPFSLTGQPSACGTAREVGTFSHRLPADMVVANPKHRKIAEDIWKLPEGTIPPKPGYHAVLQNRMLKDGKLNAYWVMCNNNMQAAPNINEEGLPGYRNPENFIVVSDPYPTVTAQAADLILPTAMWVEKEGAYGNAERRTQFWHQQVSAPGEARSDLWQLVEFSKRFKVEEVWPAELLAKKPEYKGKTLYDILFRNGVVDQFPVEQVNAELNDEAKDFGFYVQKGLFEEYAEFGRDHGHDLAPFDTYHEVRGLRWPVVNGEETRWRFREGSDPYVKAGEEVNFYGKPDGKALIIATPYEPAAESPDEEYDLWLSTGRVLEHWHSGSMTRRVPELYRAFPDAVLFIHPEDAKQRGFKRGDEVMIQSRRGEVKSRIETRGRNRPPKGLVYMPWFDAKQLTNKLTLDATDPLSKETDFKKCAVKLAKV
- a CDS encoding NapC/NirT family cytochrome c; its protein translation is MKLLKAFWRKLSTPSKAAVGVVLALGFTGGILFWGAFNTGMEATNTEAFCSGCHAPIVAEIQETIHYSNRSGVRAICSDCHVPHNWTDKIVRKVQASKELVAFAMGTINTQEKFEERRKYLAEREWHRMSQNDSQECRNCHEFEFMDFSEQRPRSVAQHSDALASGEKTCVDCHKGIAHRLPDMSGVEGW